From Gloeocapsopsis sp. IPPAS B-1203, one genomic window encodes:
- a CDS encoding nucleoside deaminase produces the protein MRLALEEAKQGDAPYGAVIVKDNKIVAAAHNTVQQDHDPSAHAEMNVIRKLTSQIKSPSLTGYTIYTTGEPCPMCATVCVWAGISEIICAISIEDLIRINQSQIDISCDEVIARSFRDIKVTKGLLKEECLELFK, from the coding sequence ATGCGACTCGCGCTAGAAGAAGCAAAACAAGGAGATGCGCCCTATGGTGCGGTAATAGTTAAAGATAATAAGATTGTCGCAGCAGCACACAACACTGTGCAGCAAGATCATGACCCTTCTGCCCACGCAGAAATGAATGTCATTCGCAAACTGACATCTCAAATAAAAAGCCCTTCTTTGACAGGATACACAATATACACGACAGGTGAACCTTGCCCGATGTGTGCAACCGTATGTGTTTGGGCTGGTATATCTGAAATTATTTGTGCAATCTCTATTGAAGACTTAATTCGTATAAACCAATCGCAAATTGATATATCTTGTGATGAAGTTATTGCCAGGAGTTTTAGAGATATTAAAGTGACAAAGGGGTTATTGAAAGAAGAGTGTTTAGAATTATTCAAGTAG
- a CDS encoding ion transporter encodes MLLARKVIGFYLEDIETPLGRFINLAITSLVLVSSAIFVIETYPISNNLKEILDSVDIIILGIFAVEYLLRFWCADSKVKYFFSLYSLLDLLAILPFFIGLVNISFIRILRWFRILRLVRFIQKKFLFERISSEDSIIFARILFTLFAIVFIYSGLIYQVEHPINPNFNTFLDAVYFSVVTMTTVGFGDVTPVSQVGRLLAVLMIMTGVALIPWQVGNLIRQFIKASNQVETLCPICQLSLHDADAQYCKICGTKLAKSL; translated from the coding sequence ATGTTGCTAGCAAGAAAAGTTATTGGATTTTATTTAGAAGATATAGAAACTCCTCTAGGAAGGTTTATTAATTTAGCAATTACAAGCCTAGTTTTAGTATCTTCAGCTATTTTCGTTATAGAGACATACCCAATCTCTAATAACTTGAAAGAAATTTTAGATAGTGTAGATATCATTATATTAGGTATTTTTGCTGTAGAGTACTTATTGCGTTTCTGGTGTGCAGATTCTAAAGTAAAGTATTTTTTTAGCTTATATTCGCTCCTTGACCTTTTAGCAATTTTACCTTTCTTCATAGGCTTGGTCAATATTAGTTTTATCCGAATTCTACGTTGGTTTCGGATTCTTAGACTAGTGAGGTTTATTCAAAAAAAATTCTTATTTGAACGCATTAGCAGTGAAGATAGCATTATTTTTGCTAGAATTCTGTTTACTTTATTTGCTATTGTTTTTATTTATTCAGGGCTAATTTATCAAGTTGAACATCCCATCAATCCTAATTTTAATACATTTTTAGATGCAGTTTACTTCTCTGTTGTCACGATGACAACCGTCGGTTTTGGAGATGTCACGCCCGTATCGCAAGTAGGGCGATTACTGGCGGTATTAATGATTATGACTGGTGTTGCATTAATTCCTTGGCAAGTAGGTAATTTAATTAGACAATTTATTAAAGCAAGTAACCAGGTAGAAACTCTTTGCCCTATTTGTCAATTATCTCTACATGATGCGGATGCTCAGTACTGCAAGATTTGTGGTACAAAACTGGCAAAGAGTTTGTAG
- a CDS encoding DUF4385 domain-containing protein, with protein sequence MTFDYSLDFKNIDFRCSPELYRVGKGEQGVLLVEPYKSEILPYWRFKTPEIAKESSDKIYELFLNYLAQDDFVGADMARKFLQMGYTRSRRYANHKSGRKYKANPQKAGSPEAEKQARKEVLPLEIDPVKAESAAIFKEKWALAKTHEKYLQLMKKHQQMYEQEE encoded by the coding sequence ATGACATTTGATTATTCTTTAGATTTTAAAAATATTGATTTTCGCTGTTCGCCTGAACTGTACCGTGTAGGTAAAGGTGAGCAAGGAGTGTTGCTAGTAGAGCCTTACAAGTCTGAGATTCTACCATACTGGCGCTTTAAAACTCCTGAAATTGCCAAAGAATCGAGTGACAAGATTTATGAGCTATTTCTCAACTATTTAGCACAAGATGATTTTGTTGGTGCGGATATGGCGCGTAAGTTTTTGCAGATGGGGTACACGCGATCGCGTCGCTATGCTAATCATAAAAGTGGCAGAAAGTATAAAGCTAACCCCCAAAAAGCAGGTTCCCCAGAAGCTGAAAAGCAAGCGCGAAAAGAAGTTTTACCTTTAGAGATTGATCCTGTCAAAGCTGAATCAGCTGCAATCTTTAAAGAGAAATGGGCTTTAGCAAAAACGCATGAAAAATATCTTCAGCTAATGAAAAAACATCAACAGATGTACGAGCAGGAAGAATAA
- the cysC gene encoding adenylyl-sulfate kinase, producing the protein MNSNKSKGSRKMKHQGMTLWFTGLSGAGKTTISKAVEEQLREQGYKVEVLDGDIVRENLTKGLGFSKADRDENIRRIGFVAQLLTRNGVIVIVSAISPYREIRDEVRGKIGNFLEIYVNAPLAVCEERDVKGLYKKARAGEIKSFTGIDDPYEPPLNPDVECRTNQETLSESVEKVMAKLNQYVHANNSVSKVA; encoded by the coding sequence ATGAATAGCAATAAAAGTAAAGGTAGCAGGAAGATGAAACATCAAGGAATGACTTTGTGGTTTACTGGGTTGAGTGGTGCAGGAAAAACAACAATTAGTAAAGCGGTAGAAGAGCAACTGCGCGAGCAAGGTTACAAAGTTGAAGTTCTTGATGGTGATATTGTTCGGGAAAATTTAACGAAAGGGTTAGGTTTTAGCAAAGCCGATCGCGATGAAAATATTCGTCGTATCGGGTTTGTGGCTCAGTTACTAACTCGCAATGGAGTGATCGTCATTGTTTCTGCTATTTCTCCTTATCGTGAAATTCGTGACGAAGTACGCGGTAAGATTGGTAACTTTCTTGAAATCTATGTCAACGCGCCTTTAGCTGTGTGCGAAGAGCGTGATGTTAAAGGGCTATACAAAAAAGCCCGCGCTGGAGAAATTAAGAGTTTCACTGGAATTGACGATCCTTATGAACCGCCACTCAATCCTGATGTTGAATGCAGAACAAACCAGGAAACTTTGTCTGAAAGTGTCGAGAAAGTGATGGCGAAGCTCAATCAATATGTTCATGCAAACAATAGTGTCTCAAAAGTTGCTTAG
- the fni gene encoding type 2 isopentenyl-diphosphate Delta-isomerase: MPSNSLGQTQTRKAEHLRICLDEDVQFSQTTNGLERYRFIHCCLPEINRDEINLKTEFLGKQLSYPLLISSMTGGTEFAGTINRRLAEVAQHYNIAMGVGSQRVALEKPQVAPTFAVRSLAPDILLLANLGAVQLNYKYGLDECRRVVDLLQADALILHLNPLQECIQPRGDTNFRGLLDKVEELCSKLPIPVIAKEVGNGISAAMAKKLMNAGISAIDVAGAGGTSWAKVESERAENSLQRRLGMTFADWGLPTAECIRSIRALAPEIPLIASGGLRHGLDIAKAIALGANLAGLALPFLQAAAESEAALYELVEVLIAEMTTVLFCTGTADLEEFKRLEVLQCVKEG, from the coding sequence ATCCCTTCAAACTCGTTAGGACAAACACAGACACGTAAGGCAGAACACTTGCGCATTTGTCTCGATGAAGATGTCCAATTTTCGCAAACGACAAATGGATTAGAACGCTATCGTTTCATACATTGCTGTTTACCAGAGATTAACCGCGATGAAATTAACCTCAAAACTGAGTTTTTAGGAAAACAGCTATCATATCCGCTGTTGATTTCTTCAATGACAGGTGGTACAGAATTCGCTGGAACAATTAACCGTCGTCTTGCAGAAGTTGCCCAGCATTACAATATCGCTATGGGAGTTGGTTCGCAAAGGGTAGCCCTCGAGAAACCACAAGTTGCTCCAACTTTCGCTGTGCGATCGCTGGCACCGGATATTTTACTATTAGCTAATTTGGGTGCAGTACAACTCAATTACAAATACGGATTAGATGAATGTCGGCGCGTTGTTGATTTATTGCAAGCTGACGCTTTGATTTTGCATCTCAATCCATTACAAGAGTGCATTCAACCTAGAGGTGATACGAATTTTCGCGGTTTGCTTGACAAAGTAGAAGAATTATGTTCTAAACTACCTATACCAGTTATTGCCAAAGAAGTTGGTAATGGGATTTCTGCGGCTATGGCAAAAAAATTGATGAATGCGGGAATTAGCGCAATTGATGTTGCAGGTGCGGGCGGAACTTCTTGGGCAAAAGTTGAAAGCGAACGCGCAGAAAATAGCCTACAACGTCGTTTAGGGATGACATTTGCAGATTGGGGATTGCCGACAGCAGAGTGTATCAGGAGCATTCGAGCGCTAGCACCCGAAATTCCTCTAATTGCCTCTGGCGGTTTGCGTCATGGATTAGATATTGCTAAAGCGATCGCTCTCGGTGCAAATCTTGCAGGTTTAGCATTACCTTTCTTACAAGCTGCTGCCGAATCTGAAGCAGCGCTTTACGAGTTAGTTGAAGTATTGATTGCCGAAATGACTACAGTTCTGTTCTGTACTGGCACAGCAGATTTAGAGGAGTTCAAACGTTTAGAAGTATTGCAGTGTGTAAAAGAGGGGTAA
- a CDS encoding PAS domain S-box protein: protein MTFFYSRLSHNITLFAIALVVFGKLLLEPTTQLDFGLALFVIVLITSTWHLILRLAVISLAIGLLQWNGVDNAAYWQLGLWGGGAFVFGVINNLERQSVKVSETTLGEVTMALETAVECIARLDSQGQYLTVNYAYAHLLGYKPEDLIGKNWEITVHPQDVAKLTATYQQMLATGKAEGEARGIRQDGSHFYKQVTLVKINHKNSVSGHYCFVKDITQRKQQEERLRLLESVVVNANDAIVITEAEPIQSPGPRILYVNEAFTRMTGYSLQEVLGKTPRLLQGPKTDKETLTRIRTTLQQWHSDVFELVNYRKDGSEFWVELSIVPIADDTGWYTHWISVQRDITQRKEVEEVLAKLLLREQQVRMATEEASRMKDEFLAVVSHELRTPLNAMLGWSRLLRSRSLNEQTTIRALETIERNAQAQTQLIEDLLDISRMMRGKLRLQCRPIHLTNLIEAAIDTIQLAAAAKDIQIHSVLTTTKSVFGDPDRLQQIIWNLLSNAIKFTPHGGRVEISLIEQNTYIELNVIDNGQGISADFLPHIFEQFRQADSSSSRKQGGIGLGLAIARNLVELHGGTISATSQGSGTGATFMVRLPLPRESDLPETKNDPEFSPESGITGLKVLVVDDEADARELLKIMLEQAGANVTAVSSVSEAINLIEQLQPDILLSDIGMPEEDGYSLIQKTKHLKTRSGKQIPAAAITAYARAEDQAKALQAGFQTHLTKPIDPVQLMTVVKTLAERTSY from the coding sequence ATGACTTTTTTCTATTCCAGACTAAGCCATAACATAACCTTATTTGCGATCGCACTTGTTGTCTTTGGCAAACTACTTCTAGAGCCGACAACTCAACTGGATTTTGGGCTAGCGTTATTTGTGATAGTCCTAATCACAAGCACCTGGCATCTCATTTTAAGGCTTGCTGTTATCAGTTTAGCTATTGGGCTGTTGCAGTGGAATGGGGTAGATAATGCAGCCTATTGGCAGCTAGGATTATGGGGAGGAGGAGCGTTTGTCTTTGGCGTTATCAATAACTTAGAACGTCAATCAGTAAAAGTATCCGAAACAACACTTGGGGAAGTCACGATGGCATTGGAAACTGCTGTCGAATGCATTGCTAGGTTAGACTCCCAAGGACAATATTTAACGGTAAATTATGCCTATGCTCATTTATTAGGCTACAAGCCAGAAGATTTGATCGGTAAAAACTGGGAGATTACAGTTCATCCTCAAGATGTTGCTAAACTCACAGCGACTTATCAACAGATGTTAGCGACAGGTAAAGCCGAAGGTGAAGCAAGAGGTATTCGCCAAGATGGATCGCACTTTTATAAACAAGTTACGCTTGTCAAAATTAATCACAAAAATAGTGTGAGCGGTCATTACTGCTTTGTCAAAGATATTACTCAACGCAAGCAACAAGAAGAAAGATTACGGCTATTAGAATCTGTAGTCGTGAATGCTAATGATGCGATCGTGATTACCGAAGCAGAACCAATTCAATCTCCAGGTCCGCGTATACTCTATGTCAATGAAGCTTTTACGCGCATGACAGGTTATAGCTTGCAAGAAGTTTTAGGGAAAACGCCGCGGTTACTGCAAGGACCAAAAACTGATAAAGAAACTTTAACTCGGATTCGGACAACTTTACAACAATGGCATTCTGATGTTTTTGAGCTAGTCAACTACCGCAAGGATGGTTCGGAATTTTGGGTAGAACTAAGCATTGTGCCGATCGCCGATGATACTGGCTGGTATACGCATTGGATTTCTGTACAGCGCGATATCACGCAGCGCAAAGAAGTAGAAGAGGTGTTAGCTAAACTGCTGCTACGCGAACAGCAAGTACGGATGGCAACTGAAGAAGCTAGTCGCATGAAAGATGAATTTCTCGCGGTTGTATCTCACGAGTTACGTACACCACTTAATGCAATGCTTGGTTGGTCGCGGTTACTGCGCAGTCGATCGCTTAATGAACAAACTACCATACGTGCTTTAGAAACAATAGAGCGAAATGCCCAAGCCCAAACCCAACTTATTGAAGATCTTCTTGATATTTCCCGCATGATGCGTGGCAAGTTACGCTTACAATGTCGCCCTATTCATCTGACAAATCTCATTGAAGCAGCGATTGATACGATTCAACTAGCAGCAGCAGCAAAAGATATTCAAATTCATTCTGTACTGACAACAACTAAATCAGTTTTTGGAGATCCCGATCGCCTGCAACAAATCATCTGGAATTTGCTCTCAAATGCGATTAAATTTACGCCTCATGGTGGACGTGTAGAAATATCATTAATAGAACAGAACACCTATATTGAGCTAAATGTAATTGATAACGGGCAAGGTATCAGTGCAGATTTTCTGCCCCATATTTTTGAACAATTTCGTCAGGCAGATAGTAGTAGTAGTCGCAAACAGGGTGGCATAGGATTAGGGTTAGCGATCGCTCGTAATTTGGTAGAACTACACGGTGGAACAATTAGTGCGACAAGTCAAGGAAGCGGTACAGGAGCAACTTTTATGGTGAGATTACCTTTGCCACGAGAGAGTGACCTCCCTGAAACTAAGAATGATCCAGAATTTTCTCCAGAATCAGGAATTACTGGTTTAAAAGTGCTAGTTGTTGATGATGAAGCTGATGCTCGCGAACTTCTCAAAATCATGCTAGAGCAAGCAGGTGCAAATGTCACGGCAGTTAGTTCAGTTAGCGAAGCAATAAACTTAATTGAGCAACTTCAACCAGATATCCTATTAAGTGATATTGGTATGCCAGAAGAAGATGGTTACTCTTTAATCCAAAAAACCAAGCACTTAAAAACTAGGTCCGGAAAACAAATTCCTGCCGCAGCAATTACTGCTTATGCACGTGCAGAAGATCAAGCCAAGGCACTACAAGCAGGTTTTCAAACACACTTAACCAAACCTATCGATCCAGTGCAATTAATGACAGTCGTCAAAACTCTTGCAGAACGGACTTCTTATTAA